In one window of Mesorhizobium sp. B2-1-1 DNA:
- the glgX gene encoding glycogen debranching protein GlgX encodes MTSLGATITPDGIRFAAWSSSARRLWVSIFDEQGERELDRLELKPEGDSVHALFVSGLGEGTRYGFRADGDYAPERGFWFDPDKLLTDPYAVEIDRPYAYHWRLAARRNEGADTAPLMPKAVAKALLTAVPVPPPLFRPGGLIYEVPVRAFTKLHPDVPEKQRGTTAALAHPAIVEHLRRLGVSAVELMPVTASIDERHLPPLGLSNAWGYNPVTFMALDPRLAPGGLAELRDTVAALRAAGIGTILDLVFNHTGESDRLGPTLSLRGLDNQAYYRHRPDGRLVNDTGTGNTVAGDHPAVREMVLDTLRHFVRHACVDGFRFDLAPVLGRVNGTFEAQAPLLEAMREDALLAGRVLIAEPWDIGLDGYQLGNFPSRFLEWNDRYRDDARRFWRGDAGMVGTLATRLAGSSDIFGRGGQPASRTVNFIAAHDGMTLADIVAYEEKHNEANGEQNRDGHNENLSWNNGVEGATDDAAIAKARFSDQCALLATLFASRGTIMLTAGDEFGRSQQGNNNAYAQDNNITWLDWKGRDQALEGYARALAALRRAVPALSNTDFLTGQPLAGSDTADVAWLTETGALLGEAEWNDPARHRLVMLLGGVDGRLAVMVNGDRRQCIFTLPARDGFRWHPAIEAQAVDLSRALPGRSVNFMIERRTEGPRQGKGRDD; translated from the coding sequence ATGACCTCACTAGGCGCCACCATCACCCCCGACGGCATCCGCTTTGCCGCCTGGTCCTCGTCGGCGCGCCGCCTCTGGGTGTCGATCTTCGATGAGCAGGGTGAGCGCGAACTCGACAGGCTGGAGCTGAAACCGGAAGGCGACAGCGTGCATGCCCTCTTCGTCTCCGGCCTCGGCGAGGGCACCCGCTACGGCTTTCGCGCCGATGGCGATTACGCGCCCGAGCGCGGATTTTGGTTCGACCCCGACAAGCTGCTGACCGATCCCTACGCCGTCGAGATCGATCGGCCCTACGCCTATCACTGGCGTCTCGCCGCGCGGCGCAACGAAGGTGCCGACACCGCGCCGCTGATGCCCAAGGCGGTGGCGAAAGCCTTGCTCACGGCTGTGCCTGTGCCGCCGCCGCTGTTCCGTCCGGGCGGCCTGATCTACGAAGTGCCGGTGCGCGCCTTCACCAAGCTGCATCCGGATGTGCCGGAAAAACAGCGCGGCACGACCGCCGCGCTTGCTCATCCGGCTATTGTCGAGCACCTGCGAAGGCTCGGCGTCTCCGCCGTCGAGCTGATGCCGGTGACGGCATCGATCGACGAGCGGCATCTGCCGCCGCTCGGGTTGAGCAACGCCTGGGGTTATAACCCTGTCACCTTCATGGCACTAGACCCGCGCCTGGCCCCTGGCGGCCTGGCCGAATTGCGCGATACCGTTGCCGCGCTGCGTGCGGCCGGCATCGGCACCATTCTCGACCTTGTCTTCAACCACACGGGCGAAAGTGACAGGCTCGGTCCGACATTGTCGCTGCGCGGCCTCGACAATCAGGCTTATTACCGGCACCGGCCGGATGGCAGGCTGGTCAATGATACTGGTACCGGCAACACGGTCGCCGGCGATCACCCGGCGGTGCGGGAAATGGTGCTCGACACGCTTCGCCATTTTGTCCGCCATGCCTGCGTCGACGGTTTTCGTTTCGACCTGGCGCCGGTGCTGGGGCGCGTCAACGGCACATTCGAAGCGCAAGCGCCGTTGCTGGAGGCGATGCGCGAGGATGCGCTGTTGGCCGGCCGTGTGTTGATCGCCGAGCCCTGGGACATCGGTCTCGATGGCTATCAGCTCGGCAACTTCCCCTCCCGCTTCCTGGAATGGAACGATCGTTATCGCGACGATGCCAGGCGCTTCTGGCGCGGCGATGCCGGCATGGTTGGTACGCTGGCGACACGACTTGCCGGTTCGTCCGATATTTTCGGCAGGGGCGGCCAGCCCGCCAGCCGCACGGTGAATTTCATCGCGGCCCATGACGGCATGACGCTGGCCGACATCGTTGCTTATGAGGAGAAGCATAACGAGGCCAATGGTGAGCAAAATCGCGATGGCCACAACGAGAACCTGTCCTGGAACAACGGCGTCGAGGGCGCGACGGACGACGCGGCAATCGCGAAGGCGCGCTTCAGCGACCAGTGTGCGCTGCTCGCCACGCTGTTCGCCTCGCGCGGCACGATCATGCTGACGGCCGGCGACGAATTCGGCCGCAGCCAGCAAGGCAATAACAACGCTTATGCGCAGGACAACAACATCACCTGGCTCGACTGGAAGGGGCGTGACCAGGCGCTGGAAGGCTACGCGCGTGCACTGGCCGCCTTGCGCCGCGCGGTGCCGGCGCTCTCTAATACAGATTTCCTCACCGGCCAGCCGCTGGCCGGGTCGGACACTGCCGACGTCGCCTGGCTCACCGAGACGGGGGCGCTGCTCGGCGAGGCGGAGTGGAACGATCCCGCCCGGCATCGCCTCGTCATGCTGCTCGGCGGCGTGGATGGCCGGCTTGCCGTCATGGTCAATGGCGATCGCCGCCAATGCATCTTCACATTGCCCGCGCGAGACGGATTCCGATGGCATCCCGCCATCGAAGCGCAAGCAGTTGATCTTTCTCGCGCGCTGCCGGGCCGCAGCGTGAATTTCATGATCGAGCGCAGGACGGAAGGGCCCAGACAGGGAAAGGGTCGTGATGACTGA
- a CDS encoding alpha-D-glucose phosphate-specific phosphoglucomutase, which translates to MIRTVPTKPYSDQKPGTSGLRKKVPVFQQEHYAENFIQSIFDALDGFKGETLVIGGDGRFYNREVIQKAIAMAAANGFGKVMVGQGGILSTPAASHVIRKYKTFGGIILSASHNPGGPHEDFGIKYNAGNGGPAPEKLTDAIFARTKAISSFKTVDIDPIDIDAIGTVKAAGMTVEIIDPVVDYAELMESLFDFDALRKLFKSGFRMRFDAMHAVTGPYAKEILEHRLGAPDGTCRNFKPLPDFGGHHPDPNLVHAKHLYDEMMGPDAPDFGAASDGDGDRNLIIGKGIFVTPSDSVAMLAANARLAPGYKEGLKGIARSMPTSGAADRVAEKLGIGMYETPTGWKFFGNLLDAGMATICGEESAGTGSNHVREKDGLWAVLLWLNILAARGESCKQIVTEHWATYGRNYYSRHDYEEVESGRANALVDELRAKLGSLPGTSVRGLKIANADDFTYHDPVDGSVSEHQGIRVLFEGGSRVVFRLSGTGTSGATLRVYIERYEPDKARHDLDTQKALADLIAAADDIAGIRSHTGRDKPSVIT; encoded by the coding sequence ATGATACGCACCGTTCCCACCAAACCCTATTCCGACCAGAAGCCCGGCACTTCGGGGCTGCGCAAGAAGGTGCCTGTATTCCAGCAGGAGCACTATGCCGAGAACTTCATCCAGTCGATCTTCGACGCGCTGGACGGGTTCAAGGGCGAGACCCTGGTGATCGGCGGCGACGGCCGCTTCTACAATCGCGAGGTCATCCAGAAGGCCATCGCCATGGCCGCCGCCAACGGGTTTGGCAAGGTGATGGTCGGGCAGGGCGGCATCTTGTCGACGCCGGCCGCTTCGCATGTCATCCGCAAATACAAGACGTTCGGCGGCATCATCCTGTCGGCCAGCCACAATCCGGGCGGCCCGCACGAGGATTTCGGCATCAAGTACAATGCTGGCAATGGCGGCCCGGCGCCGGAAAAGCTGACCGATGCGATCTTCGCCAGGACCAAGGCGATCTCCAGCTTCAAGACCGTCGACATCGATCCGATCGACATCGACGCGATCGGCACGGTCAAGGCCGCCGGCATGACGGTCGAGATCATCGATCCGGTCGTCGACTATGCCGAGCTGATGGAAAGCCTGTTCGATTTCGACGCGCTGCGCAAACTGTTCAAGTCGGGCTTTCGCATGCGCTTCGACGCCATGCACGCGGTGACCGGCCCCTACGCCAAGGAGATCCTCGAACACCGGCTTGGCGCGCCCGACGGCACCTGCCGCAACTTCAAGCCGCTGCCGGATTTCGGCGGCCACCATCCGGATCCGAACCTGGTCCATGCCAAACATCTCTATGACGAGATGATGGGACCGGACGCCCCGGATTTTGGTGCCGCTTCCGACGGTGACGGCGACCGCAATTTGATCATCGGCAAGGGCATTTTCGTCACCCCGTCGGATTCTGTCGCCATGCTCGCCGCCAACGCCCGCCTGGCGCCGGGCTACAAGGAAGGCCTGAAGGGCATTGCGCGCTCGATGCCGACCAGTGGGGCCGCCGACCGCGTCGCCGAAAAACTCGGCATTGGCATGTATGAGACGCCGACCGGCTGGAAATTCTTCGGCAATTTGCTCGACGCCGGCATGGCGACGATCTGCGGCGAGGAAAGTGCGGGCACCGGCTCCAACCATGTGCGCGAGAAGGACGGCCTGTGGGCCGTGCTTTTGTGGCTCAACATCCTCGCCGCGCGCGGCGAGAGCTGTAAGCAGATCGTCACCGAGCACTGGGCGACCTACGGCCGAAACTATTATTCGCGCCATGATTACGAGGAAGTCGAGAGCGGGCGCGCCAATGCGCTGGTCGATGAACTGCGCGCAAAGCTTGGCTCGCTGCCGGGCACCAGCGTGCGCGGCCTGAAGATCGCCAATGCCGACGACTTCACCTATCACGATCCGGTCGACGGTTCGGTGAGCGAGCATCAAGGCATCAGGGTGCTGTTCGAAGGCGGCTCGCGCGTCGTCTTCCGGCTTTCCGGCACGGGCACCTCGGGCGCCACCTTGCGCGTCTACATCGAGCGCTACGAGCCGGACAAGGCCAGGCACGATCTCGATACGCAGAAGGCGCTCGCCGATCTGATCGCAGCAGCGGATGACATCGCGGGAATCAGGAGCCATACCGGCCGCGACAAGCCGAGCGTGATTACTTGA
- the glgA gene encoding glycogen synthase GlgA has protein sequence MQVLSVTPEIFPLIKTGGLADVTGALPVALAAKGVTMRTLIPGFPMVMDAFKKKKSVYKYPLLQGGKASVHSVQLAGLDLFVLDAPHLFDRHGGPYGNAAGADWPDNWRRFAALSQAGADIAGGAISGYMPDIVHAHDWQSAMTLAYMRYGKAVGTPSMMTVHNLAFQGQFGAGIFGELGLPTAAMALDGVEYYGGVGFLKAGLQAAWAITTVSPTYAQEIRSPEFGMGLDGLINMRSSDLYGIVNGIDTAIWNPETDKHLVSNYTAASLKARAPNRAAVEGRFGLDRDGSPIVCVVSRLTWQKGMDILATAVDGIVATGARLAILGSGDAGLEGALLAAAARHRGRIGVVVGYDEGLSHVMQGGCDAIVIPSRFEPCGLTQLYGLRYGCVPVVARTGGLADTIIDANEAAIAAGVATGFQFAPSDGGALLHAIRRLAEAHASPAIFEAIQRQGMKTDLSWDRSADKYVELYRLLLSKRVA, from the coding sequence ATGCAGGTTCTGTCGGTCACGCCCGAGATCTTTCCGCTGATCAAGACCGGCGGGCTTGCCGATGTGACCGGCGCGCTGCCCGTCGCGCTGGCCGCCAAAGGCGTGACCATGCGCACGCTTATTCCCGGTTTTCCCATGGTGATGGACGCCTTCAAGAAAAAAAAGTCTGTCTACAAGTATCCGCTGCTGCAGGGCGGCAAGGCTTCGGTCCATTCTGTCCAGCTTGCCGGGCTCGATCTTTTCGTGCTCGATGCGCCGCATCTGTTCGATCGTCACGGCGGTCCTTATGGCAATGCCGCGGGTGCCGATTGGCCGGACAATTGGCGCCGTTTCGCAGCGCTCAGCCAGGCCGGCGCCGACATCGCCGGCGGTGCCATCTCCGGTTACATGCCCGATATCGTGCATGCCCATGACTGGCAGTCGGCGATGACGCTGGCCTATATGCGCTATGGCAAAGCGGTCGGCACGCCGTCGATGATGACTGTCCACAACCTCGCCTTCCAGGGGCAGTTCGGCGCCGGCATCTTCGGCGAACTCGGACTGCCGACGGCGGCGATGGCGCTTGACGGCGTGGAATATTATGGCGGCGTCGGCTTCCTCAAGGCCGGCCTGCAGGCTGCCTGGGCAATCACCACCGTCAGCCCGACCTATGCGCAAGAAATCCGCTCGCCGGAATTCGGCATGGGTCTCGACGGCCTGATCAACATGCGCTCCAGCGATCTCTATGGCATCGTCAACGGCATCGACACCGCCATCTGGAACCCGGAGACCGACAAGCATCTGGTGTCGAACTATACAGCCGCCTCGCTCAAGGCGCGCGCGCCCAACAGGGCCGCTGTCGAGGGCCGTTTCGGCCTCGATCGCGACGGTAGCCCGATCGTCTGCGTCGTCAGCCGCCTGACCTGGCAGAAGGGCATGGACATACTGGCGACGGCGGTCGACGGCATCGTTGCGACGGGCGCGCGGTTGGCTATTCTGGGTTCGGGCGATGCCGGCCTCGAAGGCGCGCTGCTCGCCGCCGCCGCACGCCACCGCGGCCGTATAGGCGTCGTCGTGGGGTATGACGAAGGCCTGTCTCACGTCATGCAGGGCGGCTGCGACGCCATCGTTATCCCGTCGCGCTTCGAGCCTTGTGGACTGACGCAGCTTTATGGCCTGCGCTATGGCTGCGTGCCGGTGGTCGCCCGCACCGGGGGGCTCGCCGACACCATCATCGACGCCAACGAGGCGGCGATTGCCGCCGGCGTGGCGACCGGGTTCCAGTTCGCGCCCAGCGACGGCGGCGCGCTGCTTCATGCCATCCGCCGCCTGGCCGAGGCCCATGCCAGCCCCGCGATCTTCGAGGCCATCCAGCGCCAGGGCATGAAGACCGACCTGTCCTGGGACCGAAGCGCTGACAAATACGTTGAACTCTATCGCCTGCTGCTTTCGAAAAGGGTTGCTTGA
- the glgC gene encoding glucose-1-phosphate adenylyltransferase, translating into MANSKRTQPLARDAMAYVLAGGRGSRLKELTDRRAKPAVYFGGKTRIIDFALSNALNSGIRRLGVATQYKAHSLIRHLQRGWNFLRPERNESFDILPASQRVSETQWYEGTADAVYQNIDIIEAYGPEYMVILAGDHIYKMDYELMLRQHVDAGADVTVGCLEVPRMEATGFGVMHVDAKDNIIAFVEKPADPPGIPDKPEFALASMGIYVFKTKFLMEQLRRDAAEPGSSRDFGKDIIPYIVEHGKAIAHRFAKSCVRSTAENEAYWRDVGTVDAYWEANIDLTDVTPELDLYDRDWPIWTYAELKPPAKFVHDEDGRRGSAVSSLVSGDCIVSGATLRKSLIFTGARINSYSTLEEVVMLPDVHVGRNATLKRVVIDHGVRIPEGLVVGEDPVLDAKRFRVSEKGICLITQDMINKLST; encoded by the coding sequence ATGGCAAACTCGAAACGAACCCAGCCGCTGGCCCGCGACGCCATGGCCTATGTGCTGGCCGGCGGGCGCGGCAGCCGCCTCAAGGAACTGACCGACCGGCGCGCCAAGCCGGCGGTCTATTTCGGCGGCAAGACGCGCATCATCGATTTCGCGCTCTCCAACGCCCTCAACTCCGGCATCCGCCGCCTTGGCGTTGCAACCCAATACAAGGCGCATTCGCTGATCCGCCATTTGCAGCGCGGCTGGAACTTCCTGCGGCCCGAACGAAACGAAAGCTTCGATATCCTGCCGGCCAGCCAGCGCGTGTCGGAAACCCAGTGGTATGAAGGCACGGCCGACGCGGTCTACCAGAACATCGACATCATCGAGGCCTATGGCCCCGAATACATGGTCATCCTCGCCGGCGATCACATCTACAAGATGGACTACGAGCTGATGCTGCGCCAGCATGTCGACGCCGGCGCCGATGTCACCGTCGGCTGCCTCGAAGTGCCGCGCATGGAGGCCACGGGCTTCGGCGTAATGCATGTCGATGCCAAGGACAACATCATCGCCTTCGTCGAAAAGCCGGCCGACCCTCCCGGCATTCCAGACAAACCGGAGTTTGCCCTGGCCTCGATGGGCATCTACGTGTTCAAGACCAAGTTCCTGATGGAGCAGCTGCGCCGCGATGCGGCCGAGCCCGGTTCAAGCCGCGACTTCGGCAAGGACATCATCCCCTATATCGTCGAGCACGGTAAGGCGATCGCCCACCGCTTCGCCAAGTCCTGCGTGCGCTCGACCGCGGAAAATGAGGCCTACTGGCGCGATGTCGGCACCGTCGATGCCTATTGGGAAGCCAATATCGACCTGACCGACGTGACGCCCGAACTCGACCTCTACGATCGCGACTGGCCGATCTGGACCTATGCCGAGTTGAAGCCGCCGGCGAAGTTCGTGCATGACGAGGATGGACGGCGCGGTTCGGCCGTGTCCTCGCTTGTGTCGGGCGACTGCATCGTCTCGGGCGCGACGCTCAGGAAAAGCCTGATCTTCACCGGCGCGCGCATCAATTCCTACTCGACGCTGGAAGAGGTCGTCATGCTGCCCGACGTTCATGTCGGCCGGAACGCAACGTTGAAGCGCGTCGTCATCGACCACGGTGTAAGGATACCGGAAGGGCTGGTGGTCGGTGAGGATCCCGTGCTCGACGCCAAGCGCTTCCGCGTTTCGGAAAAGGGCATCTGCCTGATCACGCAGGACATGATCAACAAGTTGTCAACCTGA
- the glgB gene encoding 1,4-alpha-glucan branching protein GlgB → MRKPRATAATSGPDGSAPASDVAAIVAGTHGNPFAVLGVHEVGKNLFARCFVPHAEFVTAYKLTGMIAGELSRRDDGGFFEGKLSIKKRQPLRYHARNAGGDWWLTDPYSFGPVLGPMDDYYIAEGSHLRLFDKLGAHVIEHEGATGVHFAVWAPNARRVSVVGDFNDWDGRRHSMRDRRDTGIWEVFIPDIGAGRPYKYEIIGPDGVRLPLKADPFAFKSELRPATASVTAASPAHQWGDEAHRSFWRNADPRREAISIYEVHAGSWQLRDDGTFLSWDELADRLIPYVVETGFTHIEFMPISEHPYDPSWGYQTTGLYAPSARFGDPAGFARFVDGAHRAGVGVILDWVPAHFPVDEHGLVHFDGTALYEHADPRQGFHPDWNTAIYNFGRREVVSFLVNNALFWAEKYHVDGLRVDAVASMLYLDYSRKAGEWIPNEKGGRENLEAVSFLQKMNKELYGHHPGVMTIAEESTSWPKVSAPVHEGGLGFGFKWNMGFMHDTLEYFSKEPIFRKHHHNDLTFGLVYAFSENFVLPLSHDEVVHGKGTLLGKMAGDDWQKFATLRAYYAFMWGYPGKKLLFMGQEFAQRREWSEARALDWNLLDFRSHRGVWQVVRDLNYLYRSRPALHGRDCEPEGFSWLIVDDSQNSVFAWLRSAPGGNPVAIISNFTPVPRDNYRVPLPKAGTWREIINTDASEYGGSGKGNGGAVEARAEEGGISATMLLPPLSTIMLELVAEQAMSRPGNLGG, encoded by the coding sequence ATGAGGAAACCGCGCGCGACCGCTGCGACAAGCGGGCCGGACGGATCGGCCCCGGCCAGCGATGTCGCGGCGATTGTCGCCGGCACGCACGGCAATCCGTTTGCGGTCCTCGGCGTCCATGAGGTGGGCAAGAACCTGTTTGCCCGCTGTTTCGTTCCGCATGCGGAGTTCGTCACCGCCTATAAGCTGACCGGCATGATTGCTGGTGAACTGTCCAGGCGTGACGATGGCGGCTTTTTCGAAGGCAAGCTGTCGATCAAGAAGCGCCAGCCATTGCGCTATCACGCCAGGAATGCCGGGGGCGACTGGTGGTTGACGGATCCCTATTCTTTCGGCCCGGTGCTCGGTCCGATGGACGATTACTACATTGCCGAGGGCTCGCATCTGAGGCTGTTCGACAAGCTCGGCGCGCATGTCATCGAGCACGAAGGCGCCACCGGCGTGCATTTCGCCGTCTGGGCCCCCAATGCAAGGCGCGTCTCGGTGGTCGGCGATTTCAACGACTGGGACGGCCGCCGCCATTCGATGCGCGACCGCCGCGACACCGGCATCTGGGAGGTATTCATCCCCGATATCGGCGCCGGCAGGCCCTACAAGTACGAGATCATCGGCCCCGATGGCGTAAGATTGCCGCTGAAGGCCGATCCGTTTGCCTTCAAGTCCGAACTGCGCCCGGCGACCGCGTCGGTGACCGCTGCGTCGCCCGCCCATCAATGGGGCGACGAGGCGCATCGCAGTTTCTGGCGCAATGCCGATCCGCGGCGCGAGGCCATCTCCATCTACGAGGTCCATGCCGGCTCCTGGCAGCTTCGCGACGATGGAACGTTTCTGTCATGGGATGAACTGGCCGACCGGCTGATCCCCTATGTCGTCGAGACCGGCTTCACCCACATCGAGTTCATGCCGATCTCCGAACATCCCTATGATCCCTCCTGGGGCTACCAGACGACAGGCCTCTATGCGCCATCGGCCCGCTTTGGCGACCCGGCCGGCTTTGCCCGCTTTGTCGACGGCGCCCACCGTGCCGGCGTCGGCGTCATCCTCGACTGGGTGCCGGCGCATTTTCCGGTCGACGAGCACGGCCTTGTCCATTTCGACGGCACTGCGCTCTACGAGCATGCCGATCCGCGCCAGGGCTTTCATCCCGACTGGAACACCGCGATCTACAATTTCGGCCGCCGCGAGGTGGTGTCGTTCCTGGTCAACAACGCGTTGTTCTGGGCCGAGAAATACCATGTCGACGGTCTGCGCGTCGACGCGGTCGCCTCGATGCTCTACCTCGATTATTCGCGCAAGGCAGGCGAATGGATCCCCAACGAGAAGGGCGGCCGCGAGAACCTCGAGGCGGTCAGCTTCCTGCAAAAGATGAACAAGGAGCTCTACGGCCATCATCCGGGCGTCATGACCATCGCCGAGGAATCGACCTCGTGGCCGAAGGTCTCGGCGCCGGTCCATGAAGGCGGGCTGGGCTTCGGCTTCAAGTGGAACATGGGCTTCATGCACGACACGCTGGAGTATTTCTCCAAGGAGCCGATCTTCCGCAAACACCACCACAACGACCTTACCTTCGGCCTAGTCTATGCCTTCTCGGAGAATTTCGTGCTGCCGCTCTCGCATGACGAGGTCGTGCACGGCAAAGGCACGCTGCTTGGCAAGATGGCCGGCGACGACTGGCAGAAATTCGCGACATTGCGCGCCTACTACGCTTTCATGTGGGGCTACCCCGGCAAGAAGCTGCTGTTCATGGGCCAGGAGTTCGCGCAGCGCCGCGAATGGAGCGAGGCGCGCGCGCTCGACTGGAATCTTCTCGATTTCCGCTCGCATCGCGGTGTCTGGCAGGTGGTGCGCGACCTCAACTATCTCTACCGCTCGCGACCGGCGCTGCACGGCCGCGACTGCGAGCCGGAAGGCTTTTCCTGGCTGATCGTCGACGACAGCCAGAATTCCGTCTTCGCCTGGCTGCGCAGCGCGCCGGGAGGCAATCCGGTCGCGATCATCTCCAATTTCACGCCGGTGCCGCGCGACAACTACCGCGTGCCGCTGCCGAAAGCCGGCACATGGCGCGAGATCATCAACACGGACGCTTCCGAATATGGCGGATCCGGCAAGGGCAATGGCGGCGCCGTCGAAGCGCGGGCGGAGGAAGGGGGCATCTCCGCAACGATGCTCTTGCCGCCGCTGTCGACGATCATGCTTGAACTGGTCGCGGAACAAGCCATGTCGAGACCGGGTAACTTGGGAGGGTAG